In the Caballeronia sp. NK8 genome, GCAGTAGATGGTACAAAGACTGGCAGGCAAGACGGCGCTGATCACGGCGGCGGGACAGGGCATCGGGCTCGCGACGGCCGAGCTTTTCGCGGCGCAGGGCGCGCGCGTGATCGCGACGGACATCCGCACCGAATCGCTCGACGGCAAGCCCTTCGAAGTGCGCAAGCTCGATGTGCGCGACACGCAGGCGATCAACGCGCTGGCCGACGAGATCGGCGCGATCGACGTGCTGTTCAACTGCGCGGGCTTCGTGCACGCCGGCTCGATTCTGGAAGCAAGCGAAGAGGACTGGGATTTCGCCTTCGACCTGAACGCCAAGGCGATGTATCGTACGATTCGCGCTTTCCTGCCGAAGATGCTGGAAAAAGGCGGCGGTTCGATCATCAACATGTCGTCGGCGGCGTCGAGCGTGAAGGGCGTGCCGAACCGCTTCGTGTATGGTGCGTCGAAGGCGGCCGTGATCGGTCTCACGAAGGCTGTCGCCGCCGATTTCGTCACGCGCGGCGTCCGCTGCAATGCGATCTGCCCCGGCACCGTGGAGTCGCCGTCGCTGAAGGACCGCATCGCGGAGCAGGCGCAGGCGCAGGGCGCGAGCGTCGATCAGGTGCAGGCGGCGTTCGTCGCGCGCCAGCCGATGGGACGCGTCGGCCGCGCCGAAGAGATCGCGGCGCTCGCGCTCTATCTCGGCTCGGACGAATCGTCGTTTACGACGGGCCAGATTCACATCATCGACGGCGGCTGGTCGAACTGACCACGCCCTCATTCTTTTTCGGAACCAGGAGGATCAAACCAGATGAAGCTGCTTCGTTACGGCCCCAAGGGTCAGGAAAAACCGGGTCTGCTGGATGACGAGGGCCAGATTCGCGATCTGTCGAAGGTCGTCGATGACATCGCCGGCGCGACGCTGACCGATGCGGGCCTGGCCAAACTGCGCGCAACCGACATCGCGTCGCTGCCGGTGGTCGATGGCAATCCGCGCATCGGGCCGTGTGTCGGGCGTGTCGGCAAGTTCGTGTGCATCGGGCTGAACTACGCGGATCACGCCGCCGAATCGAATCTGCCGGTGCCGACCGAGCCGGTCATCTTCAACAAGTGGACGAGCGCGATCAACGGCCCGGACGACGACGTGGAAATCCCGCGCAACTCGGTCAAGACCGACTGGGAAGTCGAACTCGGCGTGGTGATCGGCAAGGAAGCCAAGTACGTCGACGAAGCGAACGCGCTTGATTACGTCGCGGGCTACTGCGTGATCAACGACGTCTCCGAGCGCGAATGGCAGCTCGAGCACGGCACGCAATGGGACAAGGGCAAGGGCTTCGACACGTTCGGCCCGATCGGTCCGTGGCTCGTCACGAAGGACGAAGTCGCCGATCCGCAGAAGCTCGATCTGTGGCTCGAAGTCGACGGCAAGCGCTATCAGAACGGCAACACGAAGACGATGGTCTTCACGGTCGCGCAACTGGTCGCGTATCTGTCGAAGGTGATGAGCCTGCAGCCGGGCGATGTCATTTCGACGGGCACGCCGCCGGGCGTCGGCATGGGCGTGAAGCCGAACGCGGTGTATCTGAAGGCCGGGCAAACGATCCGCCTCGGCATTCAGGGTCTCGGCGAGCAGACGCAGAAGACCGTCGCGGCGCAGTAACGCGCACGCGTAGCAAACAAAAAACCTCGCCGCGGCGAGGTTTTTTGCTTGATAGGACGGAGATTGAAGAATCAGGCGTGATATACCGGTTCGGCGGAGACGCCCTCGCCGATGCGCGTGATCGTGCCCTGCGCGACCGCGACGAGCCGCTCGGCGCCGCCGTCGGTGACGAACACGTCGCACTGGCAGGTCGCCTGCGTCATGCCCGCATGCACCACGCGCGCGCGGGCCATCAGCGTGCCGGAGACGGCCGGGCGCAGATAGTTGATCTTGTACTCCCCGGTGACGACCTTCGGCCCGAGCCGCAGCGCGCCCGCGAAGGTCAGCGCGTTGTCCACGAGATAACTGACCACCCCGCCGTGCACGAAACCGTGTTGTTGCCTCAGCTCGTCCCTGATCGTCAGACACAGCGTGAGACTCGCTGAATCGACCTGCATCAGCTTGGTTCCGAGCAAGGCGCTGAACGGTTGCGCATTCAGCGCACCGCGCGCGATATCGACGATTTCGGCCATTCGGACACTCCTTGGGTGGGTTCGGTGCCGTCCTGCAAAGACAATAGATACCGTTCGCGCCCACTGCAAGGAAGTGACGCAAATATTGTGCAATGGAACGTTTCCGGCGGCGTCCCGCATTCGCGTAGACACGCCGCGCGGCAAACGATTCAAGCTTTCCGGCCTGGTTGCCGTAAACCCGCACTATCCCCGCGATGGGCGGGCCTATTTCGGAAAGTGTGGGTGCAAGAGATGTTCGGAAAGATCAAGGTTTCATCGGGTTTGCTCGCGGTTCTGGTGGTGTTCTGTCTCTTTCAGCTGGTCACGGAAGGACTCGGTTTCTGGTCGCTCTCGCGCACGCATGACGATGTCGGCAACCTGTCCGATATCGCCTTGAAGCAGGTCAACGCGGTCAACAAGACCACGCAGCATCTGATGGACGCGCGCATCAACCTTTCGCGCGCCGGCACGCGCATGGTGCGCGGCGGCTCCGAGCCGACGGAGATCGTCCAGCACGCGCGCGAGCAGATCGCGGCGGCGGACAAATCGTTCACAGCGTTCCTGAACGCGCCGAAGACGGGCGAGGAAAACGCGGCGCGCACGGCCGCGCTGCAGGCGAAGTACGCCGACTATTCGAAGGCGTTGAGCGAGCTCGTGCAGTATCTCGACGCGGGCAATATTCAGGCGTTTCTCGACCAGCCGACGCAGGGCTTCCAGGATCGCTATCTCGCGGAGCAGCAGAACTTCGTCAATTTCGGCGATGAAGCGGGCCGCGCCTATCTTTCGTCGATCGACACGCGTTACGCGTGGTTCCGCGCGGTGGGCATCGTGATTCTCGTCGCGCTGATCGCGGGCATCGCGCTGGTGCACGTCGCGCTGCGCCGTGGCGTGATCGAGCCGCTGGAAGAAGCGGGCCGGCATTTCGAGCGCATCGCGAAGGGGCGTCTCGATGAGCGCATCGAGGATCGCGGCAGCAACGAAATCGGCCGCCTGTTCGCGGGCCTCGCAACGATGCAGGCGAGCGTCGCGAGCACCGTGAAGACCGTGCGCGAGACATCCGATTCGATCAACTTCGGCGCCGACGAAATCGCGAGCGGCAACGCCGATCTCTCCGCACGCACGGAGAATCAGGCGGCTTCGCTCGAAGAAACCGCATCGAGCATGGAAGAGCTGACCGCGACCGTGCGCCAGAACGCCGAGCACGCGCGCGAGGCGAACACGCTCGCCGGCGACGCGCTCAGCGCGACCTCGCGCGGCTCCAGCGTGGTCGACGATGTCGTCGAGAAGATGCGCGGCATCGCGTCGAGCTCGGACAAGATCGCGGAGATCATTTCGGTCATCGACGGCATCGCGTTCCAGACCAATATCCTCGCGTTGAATGCGGCCGTCGAGGCGGCGCGCGCGGGTGAGCAGGGGCGCGGCTTCGCGGTCGTGGCGGGCGAAGTGCGCGGCCTCGCGCAGCGTTCGGCGCAGTCGGCGAAGGAAATCAAGGAACTGATCGGCGAATCGGTGGCGCAGGTAAGCGACGGCTCCGTGCTGGTCGAACGCGCGGGCGCGGCGATGCGCGAAGTGTCGGCGTCGATTTCACGCGTCACGCAGATGATGGCGGAAATCAGCGCGTCGTCGCTGGAGCAGAGCGTGGGCATCGAGCAGGTCAATCAGGCCGTCACGCAAATGGACGAGATGACGCAGCAGAACGCGGCGCTCGTCGAGCAGGCCGCGGCGGCCGCGTCGTCGCTGCATGAGCAGACGCGGCAACTGAAGGCGGCGGTTTCGGTGTTCCAGCTCGCCTGATTCCGCTCAGTCCGGCAGCGCCGCGTACGACGTCGCGAGGTGGTACGGCGTCGTCGACGGCATTTCCGCGCGGGTGATGTCGCCCTTGTCGGAGCGGCATTCGACCCAGCCCGTCTCATGCAGGAAACGCGCGCCAAAACGCGCGATCTGCTGGCCGGCGTCGTCGCCGCGCGTGGCCAGCGCGCGCAGATATTCGGTCTGCGCCCAGATGCGCTGCGTGCCGTCGATCACGCGGCCGGTTTCGTCGAGCGCGGCGCACACGGCCCCCGTTTCCCGGTCGACGCCGTATTGCTGCGCGAAATCGAACGCGCGCGCGAGTCTTTCGTTGAGCCCCGCCGCTTCGAACGCGGCGTGCTTGCTCCCCAGCGCCAGAAAATACCATTCGAACTGATGGCCCGGCTCCAGCCGGTTGCCTGGCGTGCCCATCGGCAATTCGGCGATCGCGCCGCTCGGCTCGTGCACGAACGCATCCGCGACGGACTGCGCCAGCAACGCGAGGCGCTTGTCGTAGGCGGCGTCGCCGGTTGCCTCGCGCGCGGCGAGCCACGCTTCGGCGAGATGCATCAGCGGATTCTGCAAGGGCGTTTCGAGCGTCGCGCCGAAGTCCTCGGAGAGCGCCGCGTTCAGCAGATCGCCATTGCTCGAAAAACGCGCCTCGATGAGCCGCGAGGTTTCATCGAGCAGCGCAAAGGCGTCCGCCGAGCCGCTCTTTTTCGCGTAATGCGCGCACGCGAAAACGACGAACGCATGCGTGTACAGATCCTTCTGGCGCTCCAGCGGCGCGCCGCTCGCATTCACGCTGTAGAACCATCCGCCGTTTCGTCTGTCCTGAAAATAGTGCCGTAGCGATTCGAAGAGTGTCGCGGCGTGCGCGAGATCGCCGGCTTCCGAGAATACGAAGAGCTGGCGCGCGCAGGCCATCGCGCGATAGCGCTTTGGCGGCAGCGGCGCATGATCGTCCGGCGCGACGGCTTCATAGGCCAGCCCGAGCGCCGCATTGAAGCCCGGCCCGCGCCAGATGGGCAGCACGATGTTCGAGAAATGCGCGCGCAACTGCGCGGCGGAATCCGGGCTCGCCGATTGCATCGGCTGCGAAGCGTTTGATTGCTGATCCTGCATACGGAGACTCTTATGGGTCCGAGGGGCGCGTGGCCTTCGAGGCACACGCAACAGGAAAGGATAGCAAAACCGGCCCGGCGCGCGCCGCGTCTTCGCAAGGCGCGTCGTGCTTCTTACCGAGAGGAGGCTAAAACATGTTGGGAAATATCGAAATCGTGTCGCGGCTCGTGATGGCCGCCGCGCTCGGCAGCGTGATCGGCTTCGAGCGTGAGCGGCTTTCGTGGGCGGCGGGACTGCGCACGCACATGCTCGTGTGCGTCGGCTCGGCGCTCATCATGATCGTGTCCGCGTACGGTTTTGCGGATGCGCTGAAGAACGAACACGTCGTGCTCGATCCGTCGCGGGTCGCGGCGCAGGTCGTGTCGGGCATCGGCTTTCTCGGCGCGGGCTCGATTCTGCTGCGTGGCGAAATCGTCCGCGGGCTGACCACGGCGGCGAGCCTCTGGTCGGTCGCGGCAATCGGGCTTGCGGTCGGCGGCGGGTTGTACACGGCGTCGATCGCGGCCACGGCGATCATCCTCATCATTCTGGCGGGGATCAAGCCGCTCGAACGCCGCTTCATCAGCGTGAAGCAGCGCCGCCAGCTGACGATGCTCGTGGAGCGCGGCTCGCTCAGCTTTCATGCGCTGCACGAGGCGCTCGGGCCCGGCAGCGTGCGCGTGAAGCAGTTCGTCGTGCAGCAAAGCGACGATTCGCCCGATCTGGACGAGGTGCGGGTAGAACTGTCGCGCGCATCGGCTCTGGAATATCAGGCGATCTGCGAGCGTTTGCGACAACTCGACGTCGTGCGCGAGTTTCGCGAGGACGATGCGACCTGAATTCATCGTGATGATGCTGGTTTGCGCACGCGGCCATGCGACAATGCGGCCTCTCGAAAATAATCGCCGACGCGCCGGTGTGCCTTGCATGCCGGGCCATAGAGGCCGCCGTCTTTCGAACCTATGCCAGATTCCGCAGTAAAGAGAGATCCTGATTCCGCCGTACCCTCGCGCCGTCGACGCGCAGCGCAGGCCACGTCATCCAGCGCCGATACCGAAAAGAAGCTCGCCCGCGCCGCACGCTCGGCGCAGCGTCTCGCTCAACTGAGCGACGGCGCGCGCGGCGGCGAAACGCTCGACCTGTTCGCCGACGACGCCGAACGCGCACATTTGCAGGCGCTCAACACCGATATCCGTCAGGGTACGTTCGAAGGCTTCGAGTTGCCAGAGGTGTTTCTCGCGGCAGTGCAATCGAATTGCGGGACGGCGTCGCAGGGCGCAAGCGGCGAGACCAGACGCGCGGCGCGCGAAAGCGTGGCGCCGGTCGCACCGGTGCAGGGGCTGTTTCCGGAAGAACCGACGCCGCCAGTCAAAACGGGCGCACTTGCCGCTGTCGCGACGCGATCCGCGAGCATCAGCACGTCCGTCGCGCCGGATAGCGCGCCGCATTCGGTTGCCGCTATCGCCTCGGCGCTGATCGCGAGCGATCGCGGCGATCGCACCGGCAGTGCGCCGCTTGCGAAGCCGCACGCACCCGAACTCGACCGCGCCCGCGCCACCGCATTCGCCGACACCATCGACGCGCTGTACGCCGTGGTCGCGGAACAGCGCACGTCCACGGCCGCCCACGCACGTCGCATGAAGACGATGCTGACGATCATCGTCTGCGTGATGCTCGTCACGGTGGCGACCGGCATCGCGCAGACGGCCGTGCTGCTGCACATGAGCCGCGACGGCAAGGTCCAGCAGGATCGCATGGAGCAACTGATGCTCAATCAGCAGGCGACGCTCGCCTCGCTCTTCGATACCGATTCCTCGACCGTCAGCTTGCGCCTCACGCACGGCATGTCCGATGTGCCGCGCGACTCCGACGGCACCGCGCCCGTTCAGCCCGTCAACGCCAGCAAGCGCGTTTCCGCGCCGAACCAGCACGCGCACCATCGCGCCCCTTCATCGGCGCACTGACCCTCGTTGTCACATTCCTGCGACACCCCGCCCTGCGGCGGCGTGTCGCGCTTTCGCGCGTCTTGATAGCACGAGGCCGTCGCACGGGCGTTTCCCACCCGGCCCTCTTTTTTGAGATCGCCGGGCCGGTAATTATGTAGAAAAACTACTGACTTCTTATCCGAAAAATGTTGCGTTGCACTAGAAATCGATCAGGGCAAACCCTATAATCCGCTCTAAGGGAAAACCCTCTATCGCTAACCGGAGTCAGACATGAGCTACCTCTTCGCCCTGCTGCAAAAATTTGCTTCGCTGTTCGAATCGCCGCATCTGCCGATGGACAAAGACTACTCGTATCAAGCGCGTTTCCGTGAATCGGAGCGCAAGCGCAAGGCACGCGGCACGGCTTTCGGCATCCGCCTGTAATGCGCGTCTGATGGCGGCGCGGGAAACACAACACCAGCAATACGCGACGGCACATGCCGCACGACCCGCCCGCTCATTTTTCTTGTTCTTGTAGTTTTTCTAGCATTTTTCTGCCGTTCCCAGCGTCACTTCGGACGTATCTACCTTCTGCGCTCCACGCGCGCGACGCAGTTTGCTCCCTTTCGTTCTGCTGACGCGCTGCTTCTCGCGCCGCCTGCATCGAAAAAAAGCCTTCCGACTTGTTCTGGCGCGACACGCCGAAAATCGCAAGATCGTTCTCTTCGCTGCCCGCAAACCCTTGTCCAGCAAGGCTCCGCCTCGTTCCAAAGAACGCGCTCCTTATTCCAGTGTCGTATTTCCACATGTGGTTGTCGCAAATAGTCGGCTGATGCGACTTTTTTCTGGCAACTATGTATGCAGAGCGTGGACGCGCGTCCGCGCACGCCAGGAGATATTCGATGAATTCCCCCAAGGTAGTAGTCGAGGGACTGTGCAAGGTGTTCGGCAACAGTCCCAAGCAGGCGCTCGACATGCTGGCCGGCGGCGCGACGAAGGAAGAAGTCTTCAAGCGCACCGGACAGATCGTCGGCGTCCATAACGTCTCCTTCGACGTCAAGGAAGGCGAGATATTCGTGCTCATGGGCCTGTCAGGCTCGGGCAAATCCACGCTGATCCGGCTCATCAACCGGCTCGTCGAACCGACCGCGGGCAAGGTGCTGATCGACGGCCGCGACGTGGCCGCCGTGCCGCGCTCGGAACTCACGTCCCTGCGCCGCAAGGACATGAGCATGGTGTTTCAGTCCTTCGCGCTCATGCCGCAGCGCACCGTTCTTTCCAACGCCGCATTCGGCCTCGAGGTCGCGGGCGTCGGCAAGAAGGAGCGCGAAAAGCGTGCGATGACCGTGCTGGAACAGGTCGGCCTCGCGCCCTTCGCGCAGAAGCTGCCCGCGCAGCTATCGGGCGGCATGCAGCAGCGTGTGGGCCTCGCGCGCGCACTCGCGGTGAACCCTTCGCTGATGATCATGGACGAGGCGTTCTCCGCACTCGACCCGCTCAAGCGCAAGGAAATGCAGAATGTGCTGCTCGATCTGCAACGCGAGCAGCGCCGCACGATTCTCTTCGTGTCGCACGATCTGGAAGAAGCGATGCGGATCGGCACGCGCATCGCGATCATGGAAGGCGGCCGCGTCGTGCAGATCGGCACGCCGCAGGAAATCATCACCAATCCCGCCGACGACTACGTGGAAGCGTTCTTCGAAGGCATCGACACGAGCCGCTATCTGACCGCCGGCGATCTGATGCAGATCGACGAAGTGCCGCTCATGAAACACTCGCCGCAGATCGACGCATCGAGCGTTGCGGCGACGCTCAACGGCAGTGCGGACTACGCCTTCGTGCTCGACGGCGAGCGCCGCATCCGCGGCTTCGTCGGGCGCGACGCCAACGGCAATGCCGCGCCGCAGATCAGGCCCATCGAATGCATCGCGCGCAGCATGGCGCTCGATGAAGTCGTGAACCGGGTGGTCGCGAGTCCGGCGCCGCTGCCCGTCGTCGAGGCGGACGGCTCGTATTGCGGTTCGATCAACAAGAGCAATGTCCTGAAGGTCCTTACGCACCATCGAGGTTCCCATGTCTGAAATCATTCCGCTTGGCAGTTGGGTGGACCACGGCGTCCACTATCTCCTCGATCACGACGCGAAAACCTTCGACTCGATCGGCAAGGTTATCGAAACATTCGCCGCGGCGGTCGAGCACGGCCTGCAGGCCATCCCGATGTGGCTCCTGATGGCGATCTTCGTCGGCATTGGCTTGTGGCGCGTCGGCTGGCGATTCGCGGCGTTCGTGCTCGCTTCGCTACTGCTGATCTACGCGACCAACTTCTGGGATCAGATGGTCATCACGCTGGGCCTCACGCTCTCGTCGACGATCATCAGCCTGATGCTCGGCATACCGCTTGGCATCTGGACCTCGAAGAGCCGTTACGTCGAGATGGGGGTGCGCCCGGTGCTCGATCTGATGCAGACGATGCCCGCCTTCGTCTACCTGATTCCGGCTGCGATGCTGTTCGGCCTGGGCCGCGTGCCGGGCATTCTGGCGACCGTCATCTTCGCGATGCCGCCGGCCGTCCGACTCACCGCGCTCGGCATCAAGCAGGTGAATCGCGAGATCGTGGAAGCGGGGCAGGCCTTCGGTTGCACGTCGTTCCAGCTGCTCTACAAGGTGCAGATTCCGAACGCGTTGCCGTCGATCATGACCGGCGTGAACCAGACGATCATGATGGCGCTGTCGATGGTGATCATCGCGTCGATGGTCGGCGCGGGCGGTCTCGGTAACGACGTGCTCGCATCGATCCAGCGTCTGGATATCGGCCTCGGCTTCGAGAGCGGCTTGTCGGTGGTGTTGCTGGCGATCATTCTCGACCGCATCACCGAGAGCTTCGGACGGATGCCCGGCATGGCGCGCGCCCCGCTGTTCGCAGGTCTCAGGAGCGTGATGAAAGTGCGCCGCACGCCTGCGACGCAACAAGGCTGAGAGGCTTGAAACATGAAGCGCGACGCGATCGTCCCAGCGGTTACGGATTCACCGTTGTCCAATCTCGCGCACTTCGGCTTTCTCACGCTGCCGAACTTCTCGATGATCGCGTTCACGAGCGCGGTCGAGGTGCTGCGCATGGCCAATTACGTCGGCCGCGCGCAGCATTATCGATGGTCGATCATCACGCCGGACGGCGAACCGGCGCGTGCGAGCAACGGCATCACCGTGAAGCCGACCGTCACGCTCGACGAGGCGGGCATGCCGGACGTGCTGATCGTGTGCGCGGGCTGGCACGTCGCCGATCATGTCGACGACAAGGTGATCGCGCTCTTGCAGCGCGCGCATGAGGCGGGCATTCCGCTCGGCGGCATCTGCACCGGGCCGTATGCGCTGCTCGCGGCGAAACTGCTCGATGGCTATCGCTGCACGCTGCACTGGGAAGACATGTCGCCGGTCAACAAGCGCTTTCCGCATGTGCGTTTTGCGGACGAGCTGTTCGTGATCGATCGCGACCGCATGACGTGCACGGGCGGCACCGCGCCGCTCGACCTGATGCTCAATCTCGTCGGCATGCGGCTTGGACAGGCGCATGCGGCGCAGGTGTCGGAGCAATTCATCGTCGAGCGGATTCGCGGCTCGACGGATTACCAGCACATTCCCGTGGATGCGCGCGTCGGCTTTTCGCGCGCCGAGCTGGTCGAAGTCGTGCGGCTGATGGAGGCGAACATCGAAGAGCCGCTGTCGCTCGAAGAACTCGCGCGTCTCGTGCATCTGTCGCAGCGGCATTTGCAGCGCATGTTCAAGATGTTCCTCAATGTCTCGCCGACGCATTACTACCTGACGCTGCGCCTGCGCCGCGCGCGTGAGCTGTTGCGCAACACGGATGCATCCATTGCGCGCGTGACGAGCATCTGCGGCTTCCATTCCCCTTGTCACTTCAGCAAGGCGTATCGCGCGCAGTTCGGTCATGCGCCGAGCGTGGAGCGCCGTTTATCGGCCTGACGTCCTGCTGGTCTGCTTTCTTCGCTCCGTGCGGACTCGGCCGAGTCGCGCGCGCGGGTCTGTTCGTGCCTTCGTGCCTTAAAAAACTGGGAGAGAGATACATGAAATGCTTGTGGATCGCGTCGCTGGCCACGGCGATGCTGTCGGGTGCGTATGCCGCGAATGCGGCCGAGCCTGCCGCGTGCAAGAACGTGCGTTTCGCGGATGTCGGCTGGACAGATATCGCCGCGACCACCGGACTTGCATCGACCATTCTGCAGGGCCTCGGCTACAACCCGACGAAGACGATCGCCTCGGTGCCGATCACGTTCGCGGGCGTGAAGAGCAAGCAGATCGACGTGTTCCTCGGCTACTGGTCGCCGACGATGGACCCGATGATCGATTCGTTCAGGAAAGCGAATCAAGTGAAGATCCTGCCGACGCCGAACCTCACGGGCGCGAAGTACACGCTCGCGGTGCCCGACTATGCGTATCAGGCGGGCATCAGGAACTTCAGCGACATCGCGAAGAACTACGACAAGCTCGACGGCAAGATCTACGGCATCGAGCCGGGCAACGACGGCAACGCGCTCATCAAGAAGATGATCGACAGCAACATGTACGGGCTCGGCAAGTTCAAACTCGTGGAGTCGAGCGAGGCGGGCATGCTCGTCGAGGTGAATCGCGCCTTTCGCGAGAAGAAGCCGATCGTGTTCCTCGGCTGGGAACCGCATCCGATGAACGTGCAGATGAAGATCGACTATCTGGCGGGCGGCGATGACGTGTTCGGGCCGAACTATGGCGAGGCGAAGGTGCTGACGGTCACGCCGACCGACTACGACACGCGCTGCCCGAATGTGGCGAAGCTCGTGTCGAATTTGCAGTTCACGACGGATATCGAGAACCACGTGATGCTGCCGATCATGAACAAGACGGATGCGAACAAGGCGGCGCGTGAATGGCTGAAGGCGAATCCGGGCGTGCTCGACAAGTGGCTCGCGGGGGTGAAGACGTTTGATGGGAAGGAAGGGTTGCCGGCGGTGAAGGCGTATGTGGCGGCGGGGAACTGAGGGCGGTGACGCGTCGCGCATGCCGCGGTTGAGGCATGCGCGCCTCGCGCTACGCGGCGCGGTTTTGTTTTACATCGATCTCCACGGTCACTGCGCCCGCGTTTCCTCCTTGCGCGTTTTGCACGAAGTATTCCTCTTTCATGCTCGCGAAGGAAAGACCGACGGTTTCAATGGCGTGGGCACCGTCGACGGAAGGCCAAACCTTGGTGATGATCACATCCTTCATTGTGATTCGGAAATACACGAATGGCGTGCCGCCCGCCTTGCGCATGGTTAGCGTCGCTTCGGGAATGTGCTTTCCGGTCTGGCAATACTTTGCGAGATTAGGGGACGCGCGGTCGAGGTCGTGCCGGAACAACAGATCGGAAACGGAAGCCTTTCCCGCGCCGCCTCCCGATCCTGAATGAATGTTCGACGTTTGCTCGATCACATGTTCCCAGTGGAATGCCTGGATTGCCTTTGGAAACTGGGCGTCCTGGGATTCACCGTCGATTCCCTGGATATGAACGAAAATATCGGAGGTCATAAAAAACTTGAATTGTTATGAATTTTCGGAGTTCCGGCGCACGAATGCGTGGATCCGAAAGATTGCTAGCAGCAGCACCAAAGCCGCCGCGAACAGCGCGAACCAGCAAGCCAATAGCAGGCCGGACAAATAAAGGATTTCAAAATCGTCCGGCTCCAGGCTTCGTGGTGCCGGCGAGATCAGGGTGTCCTCGATCCAACTGGACATCACGTAGGCGCCGTAGAAGGAAATGACGGTGAGAGCAACATTTAGAAAAGCGCTCTGAGTGAAGCGGCGCGTGAGGCCTGAAAATGCGCGTGTGGCGAGCGCGGCAAGGATCAATCCCGTAAGTAGAGTGCCGAGAATACTTACATCGACGATGTCTTCAGGTCCTGGATCGCTCCATCCGAAAACCGCCAGCACAGCGCGTATCGACACCTGCATCCAGAGAGGCATCATGCCTGAATTGCTGAGGATGAAGCGGGTAATGGCGAAACCAAGAATCAATGACACGAAGGCCACCAATATGGCGCGCATTGCTTTCAGTATCGCTATCCGGGTCATTTCACTTCAACCGTGCCGTATGCCTTCAGCGTAGAACCCGGGACGGGCAGCACTGGTGGCGATCGCCGTATATAGCGCTGAAGCAATTCGAACTCGGCGGGGTTGACGAGCGTAATGCATCCTTCGCTCACTGCACGGCTACCTTCCGGATGAATGCGAAAGTGGCTTCGAATCACCCCGTTTATTTTGGTCGAATCCCCGGTTCTTGGATTCCACAGCGTGAACCACTTTGTTCTGTCTGTAGAACCCGCGATAGGGGCAAGACGGTCGCGGATATCTCCAAGCATCCCACCCGACTGACGGTCAACGATGTAGTAGGTACCCGGTGGAATCGGCCCAATGTCTTTCGTGGCGAC is a window encoding:
- a CDS encoding PaaI family thioesterase, translated to MAEIVDIARGALNAQPFSALLGTKLMQVDSASLTLCLTIRDELRQQHGFVHGGVVSYLVDNALTFAGALRLGPKVVTGEYKINYLRPAVSGTLMARARVVHAGMTQATCQCDVFVTDGGAERLVAVAQGTITRIGEGVSAEPVYHA
- a CDS encoding MgtC/SapB family protein, which translates into the protein MLGNIEIVSRLVMAAALGSVIGFERERLSWAAGLRTHMLVCVGSALIMIVSAYGFADALKNEHVVLDPSRVAAQVVSGIGFLGAGSILLRGEIVRGLTTAASLWSVAAIGLAVGGGLYTASIAATAIILIILAGIKPLERRFISVKQRRQLTMLVERGSLSFHALHEALGPGSVRVKQFVVQQSDDSPDLDEVRVELSRASALEYQAICERLRQLDVVREFREDDAT
- a CDS encoding glycine betaine/L-proline ABC transporter ATP-binding protein, whose amino-acid sequence is MNSPKVVVEGLCKVFGNSPKQALDMLAGGATKEEVFKRTGQIVGVHNVSFDVKEGEIFVLMGLSGSGKSTLIRLINRLVEPTAGKVLIDGRDVAAVPRSELTSLRRKDMSMVFQSFALMPQRTVLSNAAFGLEVAGVGKKEREKRAMTVLEQVGLAPFAQKLPAQLSGGMQQRVGLARALAVNPSLMIMDEAFSALDPLKRKEMQNVLLDLQREQRRTILFVSHDLEEAMRIGTRIAIMEGGRVVQIGTPQEIITNPADDYVEAFFEGIDTSRYLTAGDLMQIDEVPLMKHSPQIDASSVAATLNGSADYAFVLDGERRIRGFVGRDANGNAAPQIRPIECIARSMALDEVVNRVVASPAPLPVVEADGSYCGSINKSNVLKVLTHHRGSHV
- a CDS encoding methyl-accepting chemotaxis protein, with translation MFGKIKVSSGLLAVLVVFCLFQLVTEGLGFWSLSRTHDDVGNLSDIALKQVNAVNKTTQHLMDARINLSRAGTRMVRGGSEPTEIVQHAREQIAAADKSFTAFLNAPKTGEENAARTAALQAKYADYSKALSELVQYLDAGNIQAFLDQPTQGFQDRYLAEQQNFVNFGDEAGRAYLSSIDTRYAWFRAVGIVILVALIAGIALVHVALRRGVIEPLEEAGRHFERIAKGRLDERIEDRGSNEIGRLFAGLATMQASVASTVKTVRETSDSINFGADEIASGNADLSARTENQAASLEETASSMEELTATVRQNAEHAREANTLAGDALSATSRGSSVVDDVVEKMRGIASSSDKIAEIISVIDGIAFQTNILALNAAVEAARAGEQGRGFAVVAGEVRGLAQRSAQSAKEIKELIGESVAQVSDGSVLVERAGAAMREVSASISRVTQMMAEISASSLEQSVGIEQVNQAVTQMDEMTQQNAALVEQAAAAASSLHEQTRQLKAAVSVFQLA
- a CDS encoding AGE family epimerase/isomerase — translated: MQDQQSNASQPMQSASPDSAAQLRAHFSNIVLPIWRGPGFNAALGLAYEAVAPDDHAPLPPKRYRAMACARQLFVFSEAGDLAHAATLFESLRHYFQDRRNGGWFYSVNASGAPLERQKDLYTHAFVVFACAHYAKKSGSADAFALLDETSRLIEARFSSNGDLLNAALSEDFGATLETPLQNPLMHLAEAWLAAREATGDAAYDKRLALLAQSVADAFVHEPSGAIAELPMGTPGNRLEPGHQFEWYFLALGSKHAAFEAAGLNERLARAFDFAQQYGVDRETGAVCAALDETGRVIDGTQRIWAQTEYLRALATRGDDAGQQIARFGARFLHETGWVECRSDKGDITRAEMPSTTPYHLATSYAALPD
- a CDS encoding SDR family oxidoreductase, which translates into the protein MVQRLAGKTALITAAGQGIGLATAELFAAQGARVIATDIRTESLDGKPFEVRKLDVRDTQAINALADEIGAIDVLFNCAGFVHAGSILEASEEDWDFAFDLNAKAMYRTIRAFLPKMLEKGGGSIINMSSAASSVKGVPNRFVYGASKAAVIGLTKAVAADFVTRGVRCNAICPGTVESPSLKDRIAEQAQAQGASVDQVQAAFVARQPMGRVGRAEEIAALALYLGSDESSFTTGQIHIIDGGWSN
- a CDS encoding ureidoglycolate lyase — protein: MKLLRYGPKGQEKPGLLDDEGQIRDLSKVVDDIAGATLTDAGLAKLRATDIASLPVVDGNPRIGPCVGRVGKFVCIGLNYADHAAESNLPVPTEPVIFNKWTSAINGPDDDVEIPRNSVKTDWEVELGVVIGKEAKYVDEANALDYVAGYCVINDVSEREWQLEHGTQWDKGKGFDTFGPIGPWLVTKDEVADPQKLDLWLEVDGKRYQNGNTKTMVFTVAQLVAYLSKVMSLQPGDVISTGTPPGVGMGVKPNAVYLKAGQTIRLGIQGLGEQTQKTVAAQ